One stretch of Riemerella columbina DNA includes these proteins:
- a CDS encoding class I SAM-dependent methyltransferase, translating to MKESLLLPKVQKFISENLDVQLPDLLFKKPIFEEVSNQDLAIQIQGRKTAQKKFPAFNQEYILFPPKLNLEQTSSQATAEYKSQGLSGRAFLDLTCGFGIDAFFLSQHFETVTLVEQNRQLLDLVAHNWQQLGRKANFIDQDLMQFLNDAPQHFDLIYLDPARRDAHKKKVFLLEDLSPNVLEIQEKLLEKSPKVLMKLSPLIDLKYLCTVLKNIARIDIIAVKNEVKEIVVLQNLETSKPNIEGRCVNLETSEPVFHFTINDEPSGAINYAAPRRYLYIPNNAILKSGAYAKLAAQYQLEKLHPNTHFFTSEVLIDHFPGRILEVKILEAKQIKKKSTYNIISKNHPLSPAEIKKKYQLKDGGDRYLIFTQTLNGKIILEGIQKK from the coding sequence ATGAAAGAGTCTTTATTATTGCCAAAAGTTCAAAAATTTATCAGCGAGAATTTAGATGTGCAATTGCCAGATTTACTGTTTAAAAAACCGATATTTGAAGAGGTTAGCAATCAAGACTTGGCAATCCAAATCCAAGGACGGAAAACGGCTCAAAAGAAATTTCCAGCTTTCAATCAAGAGTATATCCTCTTTCCACCAAAGCTCAATTTAGAACAAACTTCATCTCAAGCCACTGCGGAATATAAGAGCCAAGGGCTGTCAGGGCGGGCTTTTTTGGATTTAACTTGCGGTTTTGGCATTGATGCTTTTTTTCTATCTCAACATTTTGAAACGGTGACTTTAGTAGAACAGAACCGCCAACTTTTAGACCTTGTGGCGCATAATTGGCAACAATTGGGGCGAAAAGCCAACTTTATCGATCAGGATTTAATGCAATTTCTCAACGATGCACCACAACATTTTGATTTGATTTATTTGGACCCAGCGCGCCGAGATGCCCATAAAAAGAAGGTTTTTCTATTGGAAGATTTATCACCGAATGTTTTAGAAATTCAAGAGAAATTGTTAGAGAAATCGCCAAAAGTGCTGATGAAACTCTCGCCTTTGATTGATTTAAAATACCTCTGCACGGTGCTTAAAAATATAGCGCGCATAGACATTATTGCGGTTAAAAATGAAGTGAAGGAAATCGTGGTTTTACAAAATTTAGAAACCTCAAAACCGAATATTGAAGGGCGTTGTGTGAATTTAGAGACCTCAGAACCCGTATTTCATTTTACGATCAATGATGAGCCATCAGGGGCAATCAACTACGCAGCACCTCGCCGCTATTTGTATATTCCCAATAACGCTATTTTAAAATCAGGGGCTTATGCCAAGTTAGCCGCGCAATATCAATTAGAAAAGTTGCACCCTAACACCCATTTTTTTACATCAGAAGTCTTGATAGACCATTTTCCTGGGCGTATTTTGGAAGTTAAAATATTGGAAGCTAAACAGATCAAGAAGAAATCAACTTATAATATCATTTCCAAAAATCATCCATTATCGCCAGCGGAGATTAAGAAAAAATACCAACTCAAAGACGGCGGCGATAGGTATTTAATCTTCACCCAAACCCTCAATGGGAAAATTATTTTGGAGGGCATTCAAAAAAAATAG
- a CDS encoding LrgB family protein — translation MQVFLQNPYWLLGLTFLFYYSAILLQNKWPTPWLNPILMAALVMIGYLSIFNITFAQYEEAGKYIDFFLKPSVVALGVPLYLQLEKIKKQWIPVLVSHFFGSLVGIISVCGIAKLLGADREIILSLAPKSVTTPIAIEVSKTLGGLVPLTVSAVIITGLVGSVIGFQVLKWTRVKSPMAQGISLGASSHGMGIMMSMTLGERYAGFASVGLILNGVFTAIMAPYVVQWLF, via the coding sequence ATGCAGGTTTTTTTACAAAATCCGTATTGGCTTTTAGGGCTTACTTTTTTATTCTATTATAGCGCTATTTTGCTTCAAAATAAATGGCCTACGCCTTGGCTTAATCCTATTCTAATGGCAGCCTTGGTGATGATAGGTTACCTTAGCATTTTTAATATCACTTTCGCCCAATATGAAGAGGCAGGCAAGTATATAGATTTTTTTCTTAAACCCTCTGTGGTGGCGCTTGGAGTACCGTTGTACTTACAATTAGAAAAAATTAAAAAACAATGGATTCCAGTGTTGGTTTCTCATTTTTTTGGAAGTTTGGTGGGGATTATTAGCGTTTGTGGCATCGCAAAATTATTGGGTGCAGACCGCGAAATCATCCTTTCATTAGCGCCTAAATCGGTGACAACGCCCATCGCTATTGAAGTTTCTAAAACTTTGGGCGGCTTGGTGCCATTAACGGTTTCTGCGGTGATTATCACAGGGTTAGTAGGGAGCGTTATCGGCTTTCAAGTATTGAAGTGGACTCGCGTGAAAAGCCCTATGGCACAAGGGATTTCGCTGGGTGCTTCGTCTCACGGTATGGGCATTATGATGTCTATGACGTTGGGCGAAAGGTATGCAGGCTTTGCCAGCGTGGGCTTGATTCTCAATGGTGTGTTCACGGCTATTATGGCACCTTATGTGGTGCAGTGGTTATTTTAA
- a CDS encoding CidA/LrgA family protein, with protein sequence MALIRACLIIFGFLALGELVVFLTETKFPSSLIGMFLLTIALHFRWVKVEWVKALSDFLLNNLGLFFIPSCVAIMLYFDVIGQNIVAIMVSIVISTALVIWVTGRVYQYIRKKMK encoded by the coding sequence ATGGCATTGATAAGGGCTTGTCTGATTATTTTTGGATTTTTAGCGTTGGGGGAGCTGGTGGTTTTTCTTACAGAAACAAAGTTTCCTTCCAGCCTTATCGGGATGTTTTTGCTGACCATTGCCTTGCATTTTCGTTGGGTTAAAGTGGAGTGGGTTAAGGCATTATCCGATTTTTTGCTCAATAATTTAGGTTTGTTTTTTATACCATCTTGTGTCGCTATTATGCTGTATTTTGATGTCATCGGGCAGAATATCGTCGCTATTATGGTGTCTATTGTGATCAGTACCGCCTTGGTTATTTGGGTAACAGGGAGAGTTTATCAATATATTAGAAAAAAGATGAAATAA
- a CDS encoding OmpA family protein — protein sequence MKKYIFAVAAMSFMVSCKKIQPGGNKNILKLEEGVERYSDDHQGGAHSEEAASHTTAHQNEVSVDLNGVVLKGYKNGLEERMVSFLKSGKYASESEEALKSVWYDFDHVNFKVGSSSQLESGAEQIENLAKILKAYPEAKVKIGGYTDKTGNEEVNKKISQQRADFIKAQLEKAGVGAQVVSAEGYGSAFAKVAADASDEERASDRKMAVRFTK from the coding sequence ATGAAAAAATATATTTTTGCAGTAGCCGCCATGTCTTTTATGGTATCTTGTAAGAAAATTCAGCCAGGAGGTAATAAAAACATTCTTAAATTAGAAGAAGGCGTAGAGCGCTATTCTGATGATCATCAGGGAGGCGCACATTCGGAAGAAGCCGCTTCTCATACCACTGCCCACCAAAATGAGGTGAGTGTAGATTTAAATGGTGTGGTGCTTAAAGGTTATAAAAATGGTTTGGAAGAAAGAATGGTATCTTTCTTAAAATCAGGGAAATATGCTTCGGAATCAGAAGAGGCTTTAAAATCTGTATGGTATGATTTTGACCATGTTAATTTTAAAGTAGGTTCAAGCAGTCAATTAGAATCTGGTGCCGAGCAGATTGAAAATTTAGCTAAAATCCTTAAAGCTTATCCAGAAGCTAAAGTAAAAATAGGAGGCTACACCGACAAAACTGGTAATGAGGAAGTCAATAAAAAAATCTCTCAGCAGAGAGCAGATTTCATTAAAGCTCAGTTAGAAAAGGCAGGTGTAGGTGCTCAGGTGGTGTCTGCGGAAGGCTACGGCAGCGCATTTGCTAAGGTTGCCGCTGATGCTTCTGAT